CAATTGAATGTCCTCACTGTCATAGTACAGAAGTCACTAAATACGGCAGGTCACCAGTAGGTAAACAACGTTATTGCTGCCAAAACGAGAATTGTCCCTACCGGACTTTTGTTCTAACTCAGACTTATCCAGGAAGGACACGAGAAGTCAAACAGCAAATTGTGGAAATGACGCTAAATGGCAGTGGGGTGAGAGATATTGCACGAGTGTTGCATATCAGTCCCACAACAGTCATTCAGGAATTAAAAAAAACTCATTCTCCTCAAGCAAGTGAACCAAAAACTTGTACAGCAGCTAAAACCTGAGAGTGTGGAAGTAGATATTATACGAGTTGAAGAGCCTGAAGAGGCTGGCATTGAAGAGTCAGAGTTAGATGAAATGTGGAGCTATGTGGGTAAAAAGAGCAACCCTAGATGGCTGTGGCATGCAATTGACCATCAGACTGGTCAAGTATTGGCTTATGTGTTTGGTTGCCGAAAAGATCTAGTCTTTCTCCAACTTAGAAAGCTACTAGAGCCATTTGGAATCAAGCGATACTGTACAGACGATTGAGGAGCATACGAACGGCATCTGCCTGCAGAGTGTCACGAGATAGGTAAGCACAAGACTCAAAGAATCGAACGGAAGCACTTGAGATTAAGAACAAGGATTAAGCGATTAGCTCGCCAGACTATTTGCTTTTCCAAAACGGAGGAAATGCACGATTTAGTTATCGGTTTGTTCATTAACCGCTACGAGTTCAGGTTACATATTTAAAACTAAAACAACCAATCTAGAACACGACCTACTCCCCCAACTAAGCGCTACGCCCGCTTGAACTATTGCGAAATCAATTTTCAATTCTCAAATTAGAGAAGCGCGAAGCGATCGCTCGTTTAGAAATTGAAATAGCTTAAATAATTTCACCCCTCTGCCACCGCTTTTAACTGAGTTGGTGGCAGCAACAATATTATGATTGAAATTTCTTCAGAACTTGCATCGCAACATATTTCTAGATACGCAATCGCTGACTTACTTTGTTACTTGAATAGGACAAAGTGGGAGCAGAAATACAACAGATATCAGTTAAAAATAGAGCTTTGGGCTGTAGGTATTTGGGTAAGAGAAGCGGGAATTATTAGCTATCAAGGTTTAGCCTGTTTTATTCGCGAAACAACACTACTCAAAGCATCTCATTTGCAAGTAGAACAGCGATCACCCAACTTGTTTTTAGTACAAGGAGTTCAGAAATCAAAGTATGCAGTGGTACGACAACATAATTGTTTTTGCTGTGAATGTATGCTCTATCGCTGCCGACATAATCGATTAAAGAAAGAGTTACCACAGCTATTTGAGGCATTGAATCGAAAGATTTTTTGTCATCACACAGTAGCAGCATACTTGTCGTTAAAAACTCAATAGTTCTCATCCCTGTAGGTAGGCGGTCAGACCTTCACTTTAGCTGCTCATCCCCGCCAAGAGACAGCGGCAGTCTCCCCTTACGTCAAGAGGTAACTTTAATGTATAACATTACTCAAGAAATTGAACGCGAGATTGCAGAGCTGGAACGCGAACGCGAACAACTAATTCTTTATTGGTTTGAAAGTAGATATTTTCTTAATTTTATTTTCCTTCTGCAGGGATTCGTAGCGCGATTGCTTTCAATACCTCTCCTAACTCTCTACTACTCAGTAACCCAAGCTGATTAATTATATATTGCTGTGGATTATTCCCAATAACAATACTCAAGTTCGGCTGATTGCTAAGCAAGTGTTGGACTAGTTCAACTTTTTCTTCTACACTTAAACTTTCAACTACTGGAAATAATCTATCTAAAGTGTGTCGTGCATTCATTTCTGCTGGCAGCCACATCTTAATTGTTGTTCGTCCTTATTGAAAAAGATTATGATTATCATAATCTTTCTTTAAAAGTTCATTAACCGTAGATCTACGAGTTTAATTCCGAGGCAAAATAGTTTTTTCTGTAAGTTCCGTATTTATGCTGAGAAAGATAGCAACACTCGCAAATATCGCAAGCTGGATTACACCGCTTTAGCAACTGGTTCAATTTCTACTAATGCTGGAGCTTCTTGCATCCACCCTGCGATGATGTTCAATACTTCAGCTTTTTCTTGTGGAGAGGCACATATTACAAATGAACGCAGGCTGATCCCAGGTTTGACTCCTAGTAGCTGAGCCAAATACCATTCTTTGGCTTCATCAGGAACAGTAGCCAAAAGTGCAATTAGTTTGGCAGCCCCCAAATCCACCTTGCCTCGACGAAACCGAGAAATCATTACTTCTGATACCCCTGCCGCAGAAGAAATTGCCTTTGCGCTTAAATTGAACCGATTAAGCATTTCATCAAATAATTTTTGATGCGGCTCTAGCGTTTCTGTTTCTGTTACAAAACTTTGCATGACTATTGATTGTATTATTGGATAATTTATTTTAGTATTATATGTTATTAATCTGCTGTAAGCAGTATTAGGAGTCCACAGATATTGATAAGTCAATAGTAACAATATCTAGCAGACAAAAATAGCTAAAAGCAAGCCCCCACACTCCTAAAAGCTATGCAGTGCAGGGGTAAATAAAAAACA
This portion of the Gloeocapsopsis dulcis genome encodes:
- a CDS encoding helix-turn-helix domain-containing protein → MQSFVTETETLEPHQKLFDEMLNRFNLSAKAISSAAGVSEVMISRFRRGKVDLGAAKLIALLATVPDEAKEWYLAQLLGVKPGISLRSFVICASPQEKAEVLNIIAGWMQEAPALVEIEPVAKAV